The genomic DNA CCTATTCGTGCTATAATATCGGTAATTAATTAAAAGGGAGTGAAGAAAATGGCCCTTAATAAAATTGATTCTGGTTCTTTGTTAAGCTCTACACAAAACACCTCATCTAACAAGAAAGCAAACGCTTTTGAATCAATGGTGAATCAGCAGGTGTCAAATCTCGCGCAAAATTCTAAACCTTTGACCGGTGCTAATGCTACCTCAAGTTTGCAATCTAAACCTACTACACAAAACAGTAATACTCAATCTAAATAGTTTTTGGTTTTTTGTATTGTAGAGGGAGAGAGATCTCCCTCTACTTTAAAAAAACAAACAAAGATTAATTCTTAAACTTTTAGAATGTAGTTTATAGAATTGTGGGAGAAGTTGGATAATTAGTTCGTATCATTTTATTAGCAGGAGAAGTGTTTCTCCTGCTAATTTTTTTATTATTGATAAATATATGATATATTTTTATTAGAGTAATTTATTTGGAGGACTTTATTAGATTTAAAATATTTTTTATATTTTTAACATATTTTATCATTTGGGCATCTCCTGTCTTTGCTTCAAGTGAAGTAAACGTGGTGCTTTTCTGGAGTCCTACGTGTCCTCACTGTCATGATGTAATAGAAAATATTCTTCCACCTATTCAGGAGAAGTTTAAAAACAAATTGTTGATTACCTATATTATGCTTTATAAAGAAAGTCAGGTAGAGCCCTTTTATAATCTGGCATCTGAATATGGAATCAAAAAAAGTGATGCAGGCGTCCCCTTTATGATTATTGGGGATAAAGTGCTTATTGGAACAGATGACATAGAGAAAGACTTGCCGAATCTGATTCAAGAGGGTATAAAACAAGGCGGCATCCCCTTTCCTGAAAAAGTCCTCCATTCTGAATTTTCTAAGTATATAGACGTTAAAGCAATTGAAAATAAAAATTTTGAGGGAAAACCTTATGCGATTTTTACAGTTATCTTTTTGCTAATAGTGGCTTTATATTCTCTTTTAACTCTTAAATTTATAACGTTAATAAAGTATGCAAATTTCATTAAAGCTTTTAGAAATTACCTGATACCCTTTGTCATTTTTATAGGTTTTTTAATATCTATCTATTTATTCCACCTTGAGACGACTGATTCTTCTGCGATGTGTATAATATTTTCTGGTTGCGATACCGTGCAAAAGAGCTCATTTTCTCACATTTTTGGCATAATTCCCATGGCAGCTTTAGAAATATTTGCATATTGTGTTTTTTTTGCTCTATGGGTGTATTCTTATAAACTAAACAAAAATAAAGTTTTTCGCTTTAATCCAAAAATGCTCCTCTTCTGGATTAACTTTATGGCGGTAATTGTAGCTATATGCTTGACGACCCTTGAGATATTTATAATAAAAGCTGCTTGTGTTTACTGCATAATATCATCTATAATAATAGGCTTGTTGTTGATTTTGTTTAATCCGCAGTACGATAAAGTTAACAACTGACACATTCTAAATTTAGTAGCTAAAGGAAAGGAGTAGAGGCTTTGTCTTCAGGTTTGAAAAAAAGAGAAACGTTTTCTTCTGGAATTGCTGTTTTTTTTGCTACACTTGGTTCTGCTGTAGGTTTGGGAAACATCTGGAAATTCCCCTATCTTACGGGCGTATTTGGGGGAGGAGCATTTTTGCTCGTTTATGTTCTTTGCGTGATATTTGTTGGAATACCAGTAATGCTTGCTGAGTTTTTCATTGGAAGAAATACCCGTTCAAACGTAATCGGAGCTTTTAAAAAGCTAGCACCCGGGACTATGTGGAAGCATGTAGGTACTATGGGAGTAGGAGCGGCTTATTTAATTATGTTTTTTTATAGCTGCGTAGCTGGTTGGGTGTATTATTATCTTTTTAAATCCCTAAGGGGAGATTTTGTTGGCATTACAACAGAAGGTGCAAAGACTCAATTTGCGCAAACTGTAATAGGTCCTTTGACGCCTATCCTATGGCAGATAATAGTTATGGTAGTTGTTGGCACGATTCTCATTATGGGCGTTCAGAAGGGCATTGAGAGAGTTACAAAAACTTTGATGCCTGTTTTGTTTTTATTGATCGTAATTTGTGATATTCGAGCCCTAACACTTCCAAATGCCTTTGAAGGGGTTAGATTTCTTTTTAACGTTGATTTTTCAAAATTGAGCGCTGTTGCTATATTGACGGCCCTTGGGCTTGCATTCTTTAAACTATCCCTCGGCATGGGGACCATGGTTACCTATGGAAGCTATTTCACAAAGGGGAACAATCTTTTTAGGACTGCGGCTTCGGTTGCCTTTTCGGATACTCTTGTTTCTGTCTTGGCTGGGCTTGCGATTTTCCCTGCTGTATTTGCTTTCGGTATGAAACCGGGCGCTGGTCCGGGGCTTTTGTTTATGACAATTCCGCTTGTTTTTTCGAAGATGCCTTTTGGAAACCAGCTTCTTGTGGCATTTTTCTTCCTCTCTTCAATCGCAGCTACCACTGCAATGCTCTCTCTTGTAGAGGTGTTGGTTGCATATCATACTGAGGAGTTTAATATTTCAAGAAGAACTGCAAGTATTGTAAATTCTTTGATAATCGTGGTGATTGGTTCAACTGCTGCCCTGTCAGTAGACCCCAGCTCACTTTTAGGTTCTATAAAGTTTATGGGAAAAGGCTTTTTTGATTGGTATGACTATATCTCTTCCAACATACTCCTGCCAGTCGGTGGCTTCTTTATAGCCATATTTGTAGGCTATATTATGAAACAGAAGGCAGTTTTAGATGAGCTATCCAATAGTTCTCCGAAGCTTGCTTCTGCCACGAAGATATACTTGTTTATTCTTAAAACTATAACGCCAGTACTGCTTATAATAATATTTTTAAACTCAATAGGTGTTATCAATTTTAAATAACATATTATTAATTGCCCCAAGCTTGTTTCTTTAGGCTTTCTTCATTAATTATCGTGACGCTTTTGTTATTTGATGAAATAATGTTTAAATTTTGAAATTTTGTAAATATTCTTGAGAGGGTCTCGGGCATAGTGCCAAAGTATTTTGAGAGCTCTGTTCTTGTAATTGGCAGATCTATGTTAGAGCTTTTTTGTATCTCTTTTTGATACAAAAGATATGACGCAAGTCTGCCCGAGACCTCTTTTAACGAAAGATCTTCTATCAGGGTTGTAAAATTTCTAAGTCTAAATGATACTGCTGACAATATATTCATAGTGAGATTTGGGTTATCGGTTATTAGTTTTTTAAAGCCCTCTCTGTCAATTGCAAGTAGGGAGCACTTTTCTATACATTGTGCATTTGCAGGATAATCAAGCCCTGCAAACATTGGTGCCTCTGCAATCAAATCTCCAGCTGTCATTACGTGAAGTATTTGCTCCTTTCCAGATGGCGATATCTTGTAAACCTTCATCTTGCCGCTAAGAACAATAAAGAGATTTAACGCCAGACTCCCTTCGGTAAAGAGTATTTCGTTATGGTTTAATTCTATTTTATGAGATATTGTTAAGACTTTTTGAATATCCTCATCGTTTAAATTCTTAAAAAATACAGATGATTTAAGTATGCTCTCCATATATGCCTCCTTTCTTATTTCTCTTTACTAATTTTACCTTAATTGATCTAAGTCAATGATCTCTCACCCTTAAAAGTATATTCTAAATTAAGAAAATTAATTAAGGGAGTGATTCGCAATGTTTTGTTACCAATGTGAACAGGCAGCAAAAGGGTTGGGATGTGAAATCCAGGGAGTTTGCGGCAAGGATGAAACCACAAGCAGTTTACAGGATCTTTTAATATTCTCTTTGAAAAGTCTTTCCTCTGTAGTGCAGAGCGCAAAAGAACTTGGTGTAGATGTGGATGAAAATCTTGGTCACTTTGTTTGTCAAGCACTCTTTTCGACGCTGACAAATGTTGACTTCGATCCTGAAAGATTAAAAGAGTGGATCAAATCAGTAGAAGGCAAAAGAGACAACTTAAAAAAGGCTATAACCGAAAAGTCTAATATCGAATTCTCTGATCTTGCTAACTTTAAATTTGCAAACAGCGTTTCAGAGTTAGAAATTCAAGGGAAGAAATTTGGCTTAAAAGACGATCCAGAAGTTGATCCAGATAAAAGGGCTCTTAAGCATACTATACTTTTTGGTTTAAAAGGAGTGGCGGCATACGCCGACCATGCAACAATCTTAGGTGAGTCGAGCAAGGAGCTTTATGATTATATGTTTAGAGCTCTTTCAGATCTCACAAGGAATGATATTTCTCTGGAAGAGTGGGTAGGCAAAACTCTTGAGGTTGGAAAGTACAACCTTTTGGCTATGGAGCTACTTGATAGAGCAAATACAAAAACTTATGGAGATCCTGTTCCGACAAGCGTTCCTCTCGGACACAAAAAGGGGAAGGCAATATTGGTTTCTGGACACGATTTGAGAGATCTTGAAGAGATATTAAAACAAAGCCAGGGCAAAGGAATTTATGTATATACCCATGGAGAAATGCTTCCTACTCACGGCTATCCTTTGTTAAAAGAAAAATATCCTCACTTCTACGGACATTTTGGGACTGCATGGCAAAATCAAATAAGAGAATTCCCTCAATTTCCTGGTCCAATAGTAATGACTACGAACTGTATTCAAAGACCACAAAATAGTTATTTTAGCAGTATTTTTACAACTGGTGTCGTTGCCTGGCCTGGCGTTAAGCATATAGAAAACTATGACTATTCTAAAGTTATACAGAAGGCGCTGGAAATGGAAGGATTTCAAGAGGATCTTGATAATGATTCTGTCCTGGTTGGCTTTGGAAGAAAGACTCTTCTTGGAGCAGCATCTAAGGTCCTTGGCCTCGTGAAGGAGAAAAAGATAAGGCATTTCTTTCTCGTGGGAGGATGCGACGGTGCAAAGCCAGGTAGATCTTACTACACTGAGTTTGTAGAAAAGGTTCCAGAGGACTGTGTTATATTGACACTTGCTTGCGGTAAGTTTAGGTTTTTCGATAAAAAATTAGGTGAAATTGATGGCCTGCCAAGGCTTCTTGATGTAGGGCAGTGCAATGATGCTTATTCAGCAATTGTGCTTGCAGATGCTTTAGCAAAAGCATTTAACGTAGGAGTTAACGATTTGCCGCTTTCTATGATACTTTCATGGTATGAACAAAAGGCTGTATCTATCTTGCTCAGCTTATTATACTTAGGAATTAAAAATATAAGACTGGGGCCATCTCTACCTGCTTTTATAACGCCAAATGTTCTTGACGTGTTAGTGAAAAACTTTAATATTGCTCCAATTAAGACTCCCGATGAAGATCTTAAGGCAATTTTAGGATAGTTTTTAAGAAGGAGCCGTGAAATCGATAATATCGTTCACGGCTCCTTTTGTTAGAGTTGTTTTAATACAAATAGCAGTTGATTTTCTACTACGCCTTCGTTTAGATTCGCACATATTTCCTTTATCATACAATTGTAAGGAGCAAGGAGTGGTGTCTCCATTTTCATAGCCTCAAGGTTTGCTATTTCCTCGCCTTTGTGATATATATCTCCTGTTTTGATAGGATCTCTTTTTGGGTTTCCAAGTCTCCATAGATTTCCGTTGATTGGAGAGCCAAGTTCATTAGATCCCTTTGCGAACCTGATTTCCTTCTTTTTAGCTCTTGGCGTCTCTACCTTGTACACTCTTGTTTTGTTGTTTACTTCCATGACTACGTGGATTACACCGTCGTGTTCTTTTCCTATTGAAACCAATTCAAGTGTATAGGGCTTTTCTGAAAAAGTAAATTCTACTTTGTCTCCAGGATTTTTCAAACCATTTATAAATACATTTGTGGGCAATACCATCGGAGTGTCGCCGTAATCTTCTCTGAAGTTGATCATATCTATAGCATCCTTAGGATGCATCAAATAGAGTATAAATTCTTCTTCAGAAGGGAATCTGGAAATTTTTTCTTTTAGCTCTTCTCTCGATTTTTCTAAGTCGTCCTCTTCAACCAAATCAAGCGGCGATATGTCAACTCTCGATTTTAGTTTGTCTTCCCATTCTTCTGCAAATGTACTCTGATAAACCCAATCGTCAGGCCAACCTACCGGTAATCTCCCATATAAGCCAAGCAGTAGGTTCTTGAAGTCTCCAGGAGCGCCTTTGAATAGATCTAACAGTTCTGTTTTTTCATCATCGGTCATCATATTAAAGCTACATTTTTTTTCTTCAACGAATTTTTCAAGAAGTCTTATGATATGTGTTACCCCTGCTTCGCCCTTTTCCTTTGAATATCTATTGATTATTCCGCTGCAGGTAACCCAGGTTATCTGGGAGCCTGGGGTTACATCAAAGTATTTTACTATTCTGTTATACAAAGACATCAAATGAAGAATATGCGGCATTAAATGTAAAAATCCACCCTTTTGCGCCTGTTCGAAAGAGCTAGGGAATGCGCCGCCTGGCATTTTGTGTTTGGTCACAAAGTAATCGAATCCTTTAAAGGGCGATTCAGCCCATTCATAGTGTTTTATCCATTCCCTCACCACTTGAATTGACTCATAAACTGCTTTTGTATTAAGATGAACGTTTATGCCTGACTCTTTGAGGTATGCGTAAGTGCTCATAATTGGCGGCTGTCCATAAAATCTAACAAGAGAGTCTTCTTCTACGTCTATTATCTTTGTGCCCGCTTGAGCTGCAGCAAGGTATGCTGGTAGAGCAAGGCCGTCTGTGGTGTGTCTGTGATAGTGAATTACAAGCTCTGGGTATTTTTGTTTTATACAATCAACTAAACTATATATCCTTTTTGGACTGCCGACTCCCGCCATATCCTTTATACATAGTATTATTTCGTTTGTCCCGGAGCAAAGAGAAACAATTTCATCTACTGTTTTCAAGTAGTACTCGTTCGTGGCCCATTCTACTTCTGTAAATGATATTGCTGGCTCGAAAAGTTTTCCTCTGTTCATAACTACTTCTGCGACCGTTCTCATATTTCTTATGTCGTTTAAGAAAGAAAAACATCTCCAAACGTCTATGTCTACTTTAGATACGACATATTCAATAACATTTTTTGGGTATGGCCTATAGCCCCAAAGATTTGTTTCCCTTACTAAGGTCTGCAGCAATACGTTTGGCATTAACTCTCTAAAAATCTCTACTTCTTCAAAGGGTGACTCTTTTCTGTTCATTACTCCTACATGCCACCTTGCGCCTCCATGACATTCCGAGCTAAATAGCCCCATTTGGTTGTAATGCGGAGCAAGTGTTTTAAGATCGTAGATTCTATGTCTATTTTTAAAATCAGACTGTCCTGCATCTCTCATACCTGTGGACGTAAGACATACTCCATCAAGATTCCTAACTTTTCCTACGATTTCCGATGGACTCATTCCAGGTTTAACAAATATATATTCGGACACATTATCACCTCACATCCATTTTTGTTGGCCAAGAGCGCTTATCTCGGCAACATAGCGAGCAATTTTGAGAACCTCATCTTCTGGATCCCTCTCTTTAAAGGTAGAAATTAACTCATTCATATGTTCTTCTATAAATCTTGTAGAGAATTCACCAGAGATGAATTTTGGATGTCTTATTATGCTGAGCAGCAACGGCAATATTGTTTTAACCCCTTCAACCCGCAAACCCCTTGAAAGGGCTCTATCCATTGTCCTTATCGCATCTGTCCTGTCTGCACCAGCACTTATTAGAAGCATAAACATAGAGTCGTAAAATGGGGGGATGGATGCTCCCTCATAGGCACCTGGAGAAATTCTTATTCCTGGACCGTGGGGGGCTTGGAGTCTTGTAATCCTCCCAAAGGAGGGGGAGAAATTTTTGGGATCTTCTGCGTTTAACCTGCACTCTATTGACCACCTATTTTGGTGTATGTCTGATTGGTTAAAAGGTAGCCTTTTTCCTTCTGCTATATCCATCATTAGACTTACAATATCAAGCCCCGTTGAGAGCTCTGTAATACCATGCTCTACCTGAAGTCTTGTGTTTACTTCGAGAAAATAGAATTTTTTTGTATTTGAGTCGTATAAGAATTCTACTGTTCCAGCAGATGTATAACCAATTTCTCTCATAAACCTTACTGCTGTAAAACATATTTCTTGTCTGAGCGTATCGTCAAGACTCGGAGATGGAGTCTCTTCTATAATTTTTTGGTTTCTTCTTTGTATTGTGCATTCTCTTTCAAATAGGTGGCATATTGAACCGTGTTCGTCAGCTATTATTTGAACCTCTATATGCCTTCCTCTTTCTACATACTTTTCTACTAATAAATTGTCATTTCCAAATGACTTTAATGCTTCAGACTTTACTTGAGTAAATGCACTCTGGATGTCATCAACTTTTTCCACCTTTAGCATACCTTTGCCGCCGCCGCCTGCTGAGGCTTTAATCAAGATTGGGAAAGAGATATCTTCTTCTTTCATCCAGTTGACTATCTCTTCGAAGTTTTTAGCGTTGTCAATTCCTGGTATCACAGGGACATTTGCTCGTTTTGCCCATTTTTTTGCTTCTATCTTGTCTCCCATAGCTCTTATAACTTCTGGTTTTGGCCCAATCCATATAAGACCTGAGTCTATGACCTTTTGGGCAAATATGTGATTTTCTGAGAGAAAACCCCATCCTGGATGCACAGCGTTGCAGCCAGTTTTCAAAGCTGCTTCAATTATCACATCCATGTTTAGATATGACTTTATTGGGGGTGCTTCTCCAATGTGAACTGCAGAATCAGATGAGAGCACGTGTAACCCCAATCTATCAGGAGTACTGTATACCGCTGTGGTAGGGATCTTTTTGTCGCGGCATGTGTGCATCACTCTTACTGCGCTAACTCCTCGATTCGCAATAAGTACTTTTTTTATCTTTCTCTCCATTCTTGCTCACCCTTTTCTGCTATATATTAGATGTTATTATATCTTTAAAGTTGAACTTTTGTTAATACTTATGGTTTTATAAAATTACTTCATATAAATGAATTTTTGTTTTATAATTAATTAAATTTATATAATACGGGGTGAAGCAAAATTGATGGATCTTATTAGGAAAATTCTTCGTCTTGAAGAAGACAGGATGAGTTATGTAGACCCAAGGTTTGCAATGGCTGCTGTCAGGACTTTTTTGGCATGGGTCAGGACAGCTTTTAATATGTTAGGCTTTGGTATTGCTCTTGACAAAGTTGACGTTTGGCTCCAAACTCAACCAGGTGTTTCTTCATACATAAGGGGGACGGTAGGTTCAATACATATAATTGTTATCTTACTTCTCTTGATGTCAGTTTGTACAATACTTGCTGGTGCAGTAGACTATGTCCAAAATGTAAGAAAGATAAGAGCGGGATATTTTCAATGTTCTCCAGAATACCATATTGGATATATGTCTTTCGTTGTAGCTGTGTTATTGGTATTGGTCTTGTTTGTTCTTATAAGGGCATAGTTTATAAGGGAACCTGATAACTTGTTCTTGAAAACAAAAAATGATGTAAAAGGAGAAGACGCCAGAGAAAGTATGGCTGCTGTCAGAACACTTCTTTCCTGGATTAGGACATCACTTGGACTGATGGCTTTTAGCGTTCTCCTTGATAGATTCGATCTTTTCATCCACTATCTGGGTCCCACATTTGGAATTCCTGAAGAAAAGAGCCTATATCTTTATTGGGTGGCTGTTGTTTTTGCTGGGCTTTCTTTTTTAACGGTTATTGTCGGTCTTATAGATTATATAGTGGTGAAAAGAAGAATTGGATTGGGAGAATACAGATCAAATGCTTTTATTTATATTTTTTATACACTTGTAGTGATCTTTGTTTTGGGCATTTTGGGATATAGTGTTTTTATCCATCGTTAATCTATCAGCCTAATTTTTAAAAATTTAATTGATAAAACTGTAAAAATTACTGCTGTTATCAGCAATACTATTACGTTTATTATGTCTATTGGTTGGCCAAGATAGAGCTCTCTTGAAATCTTTACTGCATAATAAAGAGGAAAGACTGCTTTTAGAATATTTTTTAGAAATATTGGCAATATATTTACTGGGAAATAAGTTCCAGAAAACAATATCATTGGATTTATGTACACAAAATAAAGATAATCAAAAAACATTATATTAGGTACTACTGAAGTAAAAAACATGCCAATTGATGCAAATACCAAACCAAAAAGTGGCAAGGTTAAGATTATTATTAAAAAACTTAAGTTTTTTATAAGTCCAAAACAATACAAGACAAAAATTACAATAATTGCATATAGCGTTCCCCTGAAAGCCCCCCAAAGCATCTCCCCCAAAACGATGTCTTTAACTGTAGCGTTTGTAGATAGCCATGCTGTATATATGTTTTCATAATACATTCTTACGAAAGCGTTGTAAGTTGTTTCAAAAAATGAACCGTATAAAACGCTTATAATAACCATTGCGGGCGCTATAAATTCAATATAAGGTAGGCCCTCAACATTTGAGATAAATTTTCCTATACCGAAGCCAAAGGCTAAAAGGAAAAGCAATGGATCTATGCCGCTTATCAACGTGCCCCAAGCACGCTTTTTA from Thermodesulfobium sp. 4217-1 includes the following:
- a CDS encoding vitamin K epoxide reductase family protein, giving the protein MEDFIRFKIFFIFLTYFIIWASPVFASSEVNVVLFWSPTCPHCHDVIENILPPIQEKFKNKLLITYIMLYKESQVEPFYNLASEYGIKKSDAGVPFMIIGDKVLIGTDDIEKDLPNLIQEGIKQGGIPFPEKVLHSEFSKYIDVKAIENKNFEGKPYAIFTVIFLLIVALYSLLTLKFITLIKYANFIKAFRNYLIPFVIFIGFLISIYLFHLETTDSSAMCIIFSGCDTVQKSSFSHIFGIIPMAALEIFAYCVFFALWVYSYKLNKNKVFRFNPKMLLFWINFMAVIVAICLTTLEIFIIKAACVYCIISSIIIGLLLILFNPQYDKVNN
- a CDS encoding sodium-dependent transporter; its protein translation is MSSGLKKRETFSSGIAVFFATLGSAVGLGNIWKFPYLTGVFGGGAFLLVYVLCVIFVGIPVMLAEFFIGRNTRSNVIGAFKKLAPGTMWKHVGTMGVGAAYLIMFFYSCVAGWVYYYLFKSLRGDFVGITTEGAKTQFAQTVIGPLTPILWQIIVMVVVGTILIMGVQKGIERVTKTLMPVLFLLIVICDIRALTLPNAFEGVRFLFNVDFSKLSAVAILTALGLAFFKLSLGMGTMVTYGSYFTKGNNLFRTAASVAFSDTLVSVLAGLAIFPAVFAFGMKPGAGPGLLFMTIPLVFSKMPFGNQLLVAFFFLSSIAATTAMLSLVEVLVAYHTEEFNISRRTASIVNSLIIVVIGSTAALSVDPSSLLGSIKFMGKGFFDWYDYISSNILLPVGGFFIAIFVGYIMKQKAVLDELSNSSPKLASATKIYLFILKTITPVLLIIIFLNSIGVINFK
- a CDS encoding Crp/Fnr family transcriptional regulator → MESILKSSVFFKNLNDEDIQKVLTISHKIELNHNEILFTEGSLALNLFIVLSGKMKVYKISPSGKEQILHVMTAGDLIAEAPMFAGLDYPANAQCIEKCSLLAIDREGFKKLITDNPNLTMNILSAVSFRLRNFTTLIEDLSLKEVSGRLASYLLYQKEIQKSSNIDLPITRTELSKYFGTMPETLSRIFTKFQNLNIISSNNKSVTIINEESLKKQAWGN
- the hcp gene encoding hydroxylamine reductase, yielding MFCYQCEQAAKGLGCEIQGVCGKDETTSSLQDLLIFSLKSLSSVVQSAKELGVDVDENLGHFVCQALFSTLTNVDFDPERLKEWIKSVEGKRDNLKKAITEKSNIEFSDLANFKFANSVSELEIQGKKFGLKDDPEVDPDKRALKHTILFGLKGVAAYADHATILGESSKELYDYMFRALSDLTRNDISLEEWVGKTLEVGKYNLLAMELLDRANTKTYGDPVPTSVPLGHKKGKAILVSGHDLRDLEEILKQSQGKGIYVYTHGEMLPTHGYPLLKEKYPHFYGHFGTAWQNQIREFPQFPGPIVMTTNCIQRPQNSYFSSIFTTGVVAWPGVKHIENYDYSKVIQKALEMEGFQEDLDNDSVLVGFGRKTLLGAASKVLGLVKEKKIRHFFLVGGCDGAKPGRSYYTEFVEKVPEDCVILTLACGKFRFFDKKLGEIDGLPRLLDVGQCNDAYSAIVLADALAKAFNVGVNDLPLSMILSWYEQKAVSILLSLLYLGIKNIRLGPSLPAFITPNVLDVLVKNFNIAPIKTPDEDLKAILG
- a CDS encoding biotin carboxylase N-terminal domain-containing protein, whose amino-acid sequence is MERKIKKVLIANRGVSAVRVMHTCRDKKIPTTAVYSTPDRLGLHVLSSDSAVHIGEAPPIKSYLNMDVIIEAALKTGCNAVHPGWGFLSENHIFAQKVIDSGLIWIGPKPEVIRAMGDKIEAKKWAKRANVPVIPGIDNAKNFEEIVNWMKEEDISFPILIKASAGGGGKGMLKVEKVDDIQSAFTQVKSEALKSFGNDNLLVEKYVERGRHIEVQIIADEHGSICHLFERECTIQRRNQKIIEETPSPSLDDTLRQEICFTAVRFMREIGYTSAGTVEFLYDSNTKKFYFLEVNTRLQVEHGITELSTGLDIVSLMMDIAEGKRLPFNQSDIHQNRWSIECRLNAEDPKNFSPSFGRITRLQAPHGPGIRISPGAYEGASIPPFYDSMFMLLISAGADRTDAIRTMDRALSRGLRVEGVKTILPLLLSIIRHPKFISGEFSTRFIEEHMNELISTFKERDPEDEVLKIARYVAEISALGQQKWM
- a CDS encoding DUF202 domain-containing protein produces the protein MDLIRKILRLEEDRMSYVDPRFAMAAVRTFLAWVRTAFNMLGFGIALDKVDVWLQTQPGVSSYIRGTVGSIHIIVILLLLMSVCTILAGAVDYVQNVRKIRAGYFQCSPEYHIGYMSFVVAVLLVLVLFVLIRA
- a CDS encoding DUF202 domain-containing protein yields the protein MKTKNDVKGEDARESMAAVRTLLSWIRTSLGLMAFSVLLDRFDLFIHYLGPTFGIPEEKSLYLYWVAVVFAGLSFLTVIVGLIDYIVVKRRIGLGEYRSNAFIYIFYTLVVIFVLGILGYSVFIHR
- a CDS encoding ABC transporter permease; the encoded protein is MTPSLIIFKRNIISFKKRAWGTLISGIDPLLFLLAFGFGIGKFISNVEGLPYIEFIAPAMVIISVLYGSFFETTYNAFVRMYYENIYTAWLSTNATVKDIVLGEMLWGAFRGTLYAIIVIFVLYCFGLIKNLSFLIIILTLPLFGLVFASIGMFFTSVVPNIMFFDYLYFVYINPMILFSGTYFPVNILPIFLKNILKAVFPLYYAVKISRELYLGQPIDIINVIVLLITAVIFTVLSIKFLKIRLID